In Halobacteriovorax marinus SJ, the following proteins share a genomic window:
- a CDS encoding phosphotransferase, protein MGDYTKLSKEDAQNIIDLYDLGKIDELSSLSLGISNSNYKVEIAQSTYLLKVSNDKGYDHLKEEQDILTLLSESGFKFSLRPFTTTKGENVYTYDEYFGVIFPFIEGIAPGPCDQTCLEIGKGLATLHRLDCDSEKVRSHQSVGFGPAEIIEYLDSPKCPDDFNEMVNYFFPDKLASFIELPLEKGIIHGDLYYDNTLFDENHLAVILDFEQAGVGEYLIDLGISISGTCLEKGRINTSLIKSYLEGYEEVRPLSIFEKENLDKAIVIGFLSIALWRIKRFKEGSLNPLMANSYQELLNKAKVYWDDRNNNE, encoded by the coding sequence GTGGGTGATTACACAAAACTGAGCAAAGAAGACGCTCAGAATATTATTGATTTATACGATTTAGGGAAAATTGATGAGCTCAGCTCTCTTTCGCTCGGTATTTCAAATTCCAATTACAAAGTTGAGATTGCACAGAGCACTTACCTCCTAAAAGTTTCAAACGATAAAGGATATGATCACCTAAAAGAAGAACAAGATATTCTCACTCTTCTAAGTGAATCTGGTTTCAAGTTTTCACTTAGACCTTTCACGACGACTAAAGGTGAAAATGTTTATACTTATGACGAATACTTCGGGGTCATCTTTCCTTTCATTGAAGGAATTGCCCCTGGACCGTGTGATCAAACTTGCCTTGAAATAGGAAAGGGCCTAGCAACTCTTCACCGCCTCGATTGCGATAGTGAAAAAGTTCGCTCCCACCAAAGTGTCGGCTTTGGTCCAGCAGAGATTATCGAATACCTCGATAGCCCAAAATGCCCAGATGACTTCAATGAGATGGTGAATTACTTCTTTCCCGATAAGCTTGCTAGCTTCATTGAGCTTCCTCTTGAGAAGGGTATTATTCACGGGGACCTCTACTACGACAATACACTCTTTGATGAAAATCACCTTGCAGTGATATTAGATTTTGAACAGGCCGGTGTTGGTGAATACCTAATCGACTTAGGCATTTCGATCTCGGGAACTTGTCTTGAGAAAGGAAGAATTAATACTTCTCTCATTAAGTCCTACTTAGAAGGCTATGAAGAAGTAAGACCATTAAGTATTTTTGAAAAAGAAAATTTAGATAAGGCCATAGTAATTGGATTTCTCTCAATCGCTCTATGGAGAATAAAGCGATTTAAAGAAGGAAGTTTAAATCCACTTATGGCCAATAGTTACCAAGAACTTTTAAACAAAGCGAAAGTTTATTGGGATGACAGGAATAATAATGAATAA
- a CDS encoding THUMP domain-containing class I SAM-dependent RNA methyltransferase codes for MNKKRTREKVSESERLSWYFASCPGGLEELLLEEIKKFDGEDFQQFTGGIRFKAKQWNVIELIINSRLASRVYLEVHQYKFEKDSDHYALAKDKWWHHLFSVNQTFKISTLFDRDANKFFNNSMVMSLRLKDAIVDSFRQNVGPRPNISKDAPDISFLQRIEGIKGQKGWFNRIYLDLCGSPLSHRGYRPHGHEAPMRENLASAIIQSTDWNKDEDIFMDPMCGSGTIIIEALYLAANLPGAWIKLLPIVKKSQVFAFQDHLWYKREDHQERLEEYAMDLLKKGEESINQLPGGQFFGSDISNKALSVFRKSMRLANFPEDLVEIHNADALELKPFDEAPGIVITNPPYGERLAQEEDLPAFYHDLGENFKANYKGFRCYVLTSDQEYRKAISLQTSMRKPFFNGGIECRLLKYDIR; via the coding sequence ATGAATAAGAAAAGAACAAGAGAAAAAGTTAGTGAATCAGAGAGGCTTAGTTGGTACTTCGCCTCGTGCCCAGGTGGATTAGAAGAGCTTCTCCTAGAAGAAATTAAGAAATTTGACGGAGAAGACTTTCAACAATTTACAGGAGGTATACGCTTTAAAGCAAAGCAGTGGAACGTCATTGAGTTAATCATTAATTCAAGACTGGCCAGTAGAGTTTACCTTGAAGTTCATCAGTATAAATTTGAAAAAGATAGCGACCACTATGCGCTTGCAAAAGATAAGTGGTGGCACCACCTCTTTTCAGTTAATCAAACTTTTAAAATTTCTACACTCTTTGATAGAGATGCAAATAAGTTTTTTAATAACTCGATGGTTATGTCGCTTAGACTTAAAGATGCCATTGTAGATAGCTTCCGCCAAAATGTTGGTCCAAGACCAAATATCTCTAAAGATGCTCCTGATATTTCTTTTCTGCAAAGAATTGAAGGAATAAAAGGACAGAAGGGATGGTTTAATAGAATTTATCTAGACCTTTGTGGGAGTCCTCTTAGTCACAGGGGCTATAGACCTCATGGTCACGAAGCTCCTATGAGAGAGAATCTTGCTTCGGCCATCATTCAATCAACAGATTGGAATAAAGATGAAGATATTTTCATGGACCCTATGTGTGGATCGGGAACAATTATTATAGAAGCTCTCTATCTAGCAGCGAATCTTCCGGGAGCGTGGATTAAACTTCTTCCTATTGTTAAGAAGTCTCAAGTCTTCGCATTCCAAGATCACCTTTGGTATAAGAGAGAGGATCATCAAGAGCGCCTAGAAGAATATGCTATGGATCTTCTTAAAAAAGGAGAGGAGAGCATTAATCAACTACCAGGTGGTCAGTTCTTTGGTAGTGACATCTCAAATAAGGCCCTCAGTGTTTTTAGAAAGTCCATGAGACTTGCAAACTTTCCAGAAGACCTAGTTGAAATTCACAATGCCGATGCACTTGAACTTAAGCCATTTGATGAAGCTCCAGGGATTGTTATCACAAACCCTCCATACGGAGAGAGACTGGCCCAAGAAGAAGACCTGCCTGCTTTTTACCATGACCTCGGTGAGAACTTTAAAGCTAATTACAAAGGTTTTCGCTGTTATGTTTTAACTAGTGATCAAGAGTACCGCAAGGCCATCTCACTTCAAACTTCAATGAGAAAGCCTTTCTTTAACGGTGGTATTGAGTGTCGACTTCTAAAGTACGACATTAGATAA